A part of Mustela erminea isolate mMusErm1 chromosome 9, mMusErm1.Pri, whole genome shotgun sequence genomic DNA contains:
- the LOC116599908 gene encoding olfactory receptor 4P4-like has product MDQSNNVTVFILMGLSKNKNIEMLCFVLFLFCYIAICGGNLLIMISIMCSQLIEQPMYFFLNYLSLSDLCYTSTVTPKLMTDLLAERKTISYSNCMTQLFTTHLFGGVEVFILTGMAYDRYVAICKPLHYTVIMSRERCNTIITACCTGALIHSASQFLLTIFLPFCGPNEIDHYFCDVYPLLKLACTDTYRIGLLVVLNSGLIALMTFVILMVSYFLILYTLRAYPAESRSKALSTCTSHVTVVVLFFAPALFIYIRPATTFPEDKVFALFYTIIAPMFNPLIYTLRNMEMKNALRKVWCRHVLSEGK; this is encoded by the coding sequence ATGGATCAAAGCAATAATGTCACTGTATTTATTCTCATGGGACTTTccaaaaacaagaacattgaaatgctttgttttgtattatttttattttgttacattgcTATTTGTGGGGGAAACTTGCTCATCATGATTTCTATCATGTGCAGTCAGCTAATTGAGCAacccatgtattttttccttaattaccTCTCACTATCCGACCTTTGCTACACATCCACTGTGACACCCAAACTAATGACTGACTTACTGGCAGAAAGGAAGACCATTTCCTACAGTAACTGCATGACACAACTCTTTACCACACATTTATTTGGAGGTGTGGAGGTCTTCATCCTCACAgggatggcctatgaccgctatgtggccatctgtaagccCCTGCACTACACCGTCAtcatgagcagagagaggtgtAACACTATCATCACAGCCTGCTGTACTGGGGCCTTAATCCACTCTGCCAGTCAGTTCCTCCTCACCATCTTCCTACCCTTCTGTGGCCCCAATGAGATAGATCACTACTTCTGCGATGTGTATCCTTTACTGAAGCTGGCCtgcacagacacatacagaattGGTCTCTTGGTCGTTCTTAATTCAGGACTGATTGCTCTGATGACTTTTGTGATTTTGATGGTGTCCTATTTTCTGATATTATACACCCTTAGGGCTTACCCTGCAGAGAGCCGCTCCAAAGCTCTTTCCACCTGCACTTCCCACGTCACAGTCGTGGTTCTGTTCTTTGCACCTGCATTATTCATTTACATTCGGCCCGCCACAACTTTCCCAGAAGACAAAGTGTTTGCTCTTTTCTACACCATCATTGCCCCCATGTTCAACCCTCTGATCTACACACTGAGAAACATGGAGATGAAGAACGCGTTGAGGAAAGTGTGGTGTCGTCATGTACTGTCGGAAGGAAAGTAG